In Candidatus Vicinibacter proximus, the following are encoded in one genomic region:
- a CDS encoding Na/Pi cotransporter family protein gives MIQVWPFLAGLGLFLFGMSQMEESLRKIAGRRLTKFLKDHTNNPIKAVLSGAMITAILQSSAMVTLLVMSFTSAGILVLKSGIGIILGANLGTTITGWLVSLLGFKYKLDVIILPLIAIGGLGAVFLTKQWLSQICRFFLGFGLIFLGLDYMKSAFTEFSQQIDLSFLQDKPIALFFVFGFFLAAGLQSSSASMVIFLSALSVGIIHVHQCFYMVIGADLGTTISAFLGTLRGNTIRKKTGWAQIYINVFSALVALLMMGVYEFVIRNILNIYDDLIAVAAFHSMVNLFGIILLLPFLGIFTKFIDRSISSRETSKNKFLKGVSPLEAGSALMALQKEAKLFLSESIRLNRIIMRIDESTDDEIEQYGYMKEYENEITNFYIQMQLGDLSTAEAHTVAHISATVRNAALGVKDIKDIRHNLFNLRNSSHTDLYSYFVKLKSTQQEYYDLLYKLMDDNHRESTKLIKLIRNENMKIHLEVNRTLMDIFATNVDAVDFDFSSLMNLTREINNSNEYICQAFENFKFLEKRIEKG, from the coding sequence ATGATACAAGTTTGGCCTTTTCTTGCTGGTCTGGGGCTTTTTCTTTTTGGTATGTCCCAAATGGAAGAGTCGTTGAGAAAAATTGCAGGCCGAAGACTTACCAAATTTCTTAAAGATCATACTAATAACCCGATAAAAGCGGTGCTTTCCGGAGCGATGATTACCGCTATTCTCCAAAGTAGTGCAATGGTGACTTTATTGGTCATGTCGTTCACCAGTGCAGGAATTCTTGTCCTTAAAAGTGGAATAGGAATTATTCTGGGCGCCAACCTTGGGACTACGATCACAGGATGGCTTGTTTCGCTGTTGGGATTTAAGTATAAATTGGATGTCATTATTTTGCCTTTAATTGCAATTGGAGGACTTGGGGCTGTTTTTCTAACAAAGCAATGGCTGAGTCAGATTTGCAGGTTCTTTTTGGGGTTTGGCTTGATCTTTTTAGGGCTTGATTATATGAAATCAGCTTTTACTGAATTTTCACAACAGATTGATTTGAGTTTCCTGCAAGATAAACCGATTGCATTGTTCTTTGTGTTTGGTTTTTTTCTTGCAGCTGGTCTGCAATCCAGCTCTGCAAGTATGGTTATTTTTTTATCCGCATTATCTGTTGGCATCATACATGTGCATCAATGCTTTTATATGGTCATAGGGGCGGATTTAGGTACTACTATATCCGCTTTTCTTGGCACATTGCGGGGCAATACAATCCGGAAAAAGACGGGATGGGCCCAAATTTATATTAATGTGTTCAGTGCTTTGGTTGCCTTATTGATGATGGGCGTTTATGAATTTGTCATCAGGAATATTCTGAACATTTATGATGACTTGATTGCAGTTGCTGCTTTTCACAGTATGGTAAATCTGTTTGGTATCATTTTACTGTTGCCATTTTTAGGAATATTCACCAAATTTATTGACCGATCCATATCTTCAAGAGAGACATCAAAAAATAAGTTTTTAAAAGGGGTAAGTCCTTTAGAGGCTGGGTCAGCCTTGATGGCACTACAGAAGGAAGCGAAGTTGTTTCTAAGTGAATCCATTAGACTCAACAGAATTATTATGCGTATTGATGAATCCACGGATGATGAAATCGAGCAATATGGCTATATGAAAGAGTATGAAAATGAAATTACCAATTTTTATATCCAAATGCAGTTGGGTGATCTTTCCACTGCTGAAGCGCATACCGTTGCACACATCAGTGCCACAGTGAGAAATGCTGCTTTAGGTGTTAAGGACATTAAGGACATCCGTCATAATCTGTTTAACTTAAGAAACAGCAGCCATACAGATTTATATTCTTATTTTGTTAAACTCAAATCTACCCAACAGGAATACTATGATTTACTGTATAAATTAATGGATGACAATCACAGGGAATCCACAAAACTTATAAAACTCATACGAAACGAAAACATGAAAATTCACCTGGAGGTAAACAGAACTTTGATGGATATTTTTGCAACTAATGTAGATGCAGTAGATTTCGATTTTTCTTCACTCATGAATCTCACTCGGGAAATAAACAATTCCAATGAATATATTTGTCAGGCTTTTGAAAATTTCAAATTTTTAGAAAAAAGGATCGAAAAGGGATAA
- the yidC gene encoding membrane protein insertase YidC, with amino-acid sequence MERNHIIGFALIFAVLFVWSEFFFKPNMEKKAKEKKFADSIALASQALPSSDTAQIQQQLPAQSNGIVQDTPAATSLLQEQTYLLKNKLVEITISNKGARITKARIDSYKKIIPGKKNEEIITDLFLLEDPKNKFDYQIQTAQGPVHSGQLYFETISQTDQALELKAALPGGGSFVVSYKLKPEDYVLDYSIRVDHAGASNDVTLQWENYLDKLEKNYEYEKFYTSVYYKEKEEDADYCSCRSDDKHDSKTKSVEWVSHSNQFFNTSLIPKEGFISGSFETVMMPDNSEDLKLLKSTLNIPGASVHGKNFDMQWYLGPNEYKRLSQFNNHLQDIIPYGWSIFGTINRHLIRPLFSFLNDLMGSKGLIILLMTLIVKLLVFPLAYKMLKSQARMTALKPEIEKVKAKHKDDLQQQQVETMKLYNEFGVNPLGGCFPLLLQMPIWIALYRFFPATIDFRQASFLWAADLSSYDEFLILPFSIPFFGNTLSLFAFLWVISTLVFTYFSSKTMDFSANPAMLYMQYLMPLMFWFMFNKTAAGLTCYMFFSNLLNIIQTILGRSYLFNHDKIRDQLELNKNKPKKKGGFQERLEQMMKEKQRIEQEKLKNKNKS; translated from the coding sequence ATGGAACGTAATCATATTATTGGTTTTGCATTGATATTTGCAGTATTGTTTGTGTGGAGTGAGTTCTTCTTTAAGCCCAATATGGAAAAAAAGGCTAAAGAGAAAAAATTTGCAGATTCGATAGCATTAGCCAGCCAAGCTCTCCCCTCCTCCGATACAGCACAAATTCAACAACAACTTCCAGCACAAAGTAACGGAATTGTACAGGATACCCCTGCAGCCACCAGTCTCCTTCAGGAACAAACTTATTTACTAAAGAATAAGTTGGTTGAAATCACCATCAGCAATAAAGGCGCAAGAATTACCAAAGCGAGGATAGACAGCTACAAAAAGATCATTCCAGGTAAAAAGAACGAAGAAATTATTACCGACCTTTTCTTACTGGAAGATCCAAAGAACAAATTTGATTACCAGATTCAGACTGCTCAAGGACCAGTCCATTCCGGTCAATTGTATTTTGAAACCATAAGTCAAACAGATCAGGCTCTTGAATTAAAAGCTGCCTTGCCGGGTGGAGGTTCCTTTGTTGTATCTTATAAACTGAAACCGGAAGACTACGTCTTGGATTATTCGATTCGCGTGGATCACGCAGGTGCCTCAAATGATGTAACCCTGCAATGGGAAAATTACCTGGATAAGCTGGAGAAAAATTATGAATACGAAAAATTCTACACCTCTGTTTATTATAAAGAAAAAGAAGAAGATGCAGATTATTGTTCCTGCCGGTCAGATGACAAACACGACAGCAAGACAAAATCAGTAGAATGGGTGTCTCATTCTAACCAGTTTTTCAATACCTCTCTGATACCCAAAGAAGGGTTCATCAGTGGCAGTTTTGAAACGGTTATGATGCCTGACAACAGTGAAGACCTAAAACTACTTAAATCCACATTGAATATACCTGGTGCTTCTGTGCATGGAAAAAACTTTGATATGCAATGGTATCTTGGTCCCAATGAATACAAGCGACTCAGTCAATTCAACAACCATTTGCAGGATATTATTCCTTACGGTTGGTCTATTTTCGGCACCATCAACAGACACTTGATCAGACCTTTATTTTCCTTTTTGAATGACCTTATGGGTAGTAAGGGATTGATTATATTGTTGATGACCCTGATCGTTAAGTTGCTGGTTTTTCCATTGGCCTATAAAATGTTAAAATCCCAGGCCAGGATGACAGCGCTAAAACCGGAAATAGAAAAGGTAAAGGCCAAGCATAAAGACGACCTGCAACAGCAACAGGTTGAAACCATGAAACTATACAACGAATTTGGGGTAAATCCATTGGGTGGATGTTTTCCTTTGTTGTTGCAAATGCCTATCTGGATTGCATTGTACCGTTTCTTCCCAGCTACAATAGATTTCAGACAGGCTTCATTTTTATGGGCAGCAGACTTATCTTCTTATGATGAGTTTCTAATTTTACCTTTTTCTATACCATTCTTTGGAAATACTTTAAGTCTGTTTGCCTTCCTATGGGTAATTTCTACTTTAGTGTTTACATATTTCTCTTCCAAGACCATGGATTTCTCCGCTAATCCTGCTATGCTTTATATGCAATATCTTATGCCCTTGATGTTTTGGTTTATGTTTAACAAGACCGCAGCAGGTCTCACTTGTTATATGTTCTTCAGTAATTTATTGAACATCATTCAAACCATATTGGGTAGAAGCTATCTTTTTAATCATGATAAGATTCGAGACCAATTAGAATTGAATAAAAACAAACCTAAAAAGAAGGGGGGCTTCCAGGAGAGATTGGAACAAATGATGAAAGAAAAACAAAGAATCGAACAGGAAAAATTGAAAAACAAAAACAAATCCTGA
- a CDS encoding 3-phosphoshikimate 1-carboxyvinyltransferase encodes MVYQLKARDMGGKITISLPGSKSETNRLLVIQALSAGKVDILNPSEARDSQVMHDLLSSEEKLLDAEDAGTVMRFLAAYFSLLPGEKILTGSARMQERPIGPLVEALRSIGAKIKYLVNEGYPPIQILGGNLYSGELYLDGKQSSQFASALILIAPYIPGGLTLHIAKDQVSKSYIDLTLGILKILGIEMQVSIDKVQILPGVYPEMKWTIEGDYSSASYWYEWLCFLPDVVEIKLRALKLHSHQPDKAVIEIFSQLGIATSFDENGITISKIPNFIVPEHTLHFDCRETPDLAQTIAVACAGMGIDVSITGLSTLRIKETDRIVALEKEFRKLGLHPMSGENEIRIPKGIIKMPDEPIQTYGDHRMVMAFAPLVSKLGELSIFDPQQVRKSYPGFWEDAQNFCEIVSIK; translated from the coding sequence ATGGTATATCAATTAAAAGCCCGGGATATGGGTGGTAAAATCACCATATCCTTACCGGGGTCAAAGAGCGAGACGAACAGGCTACTCGTCATTCAGGCACTTAGTGCGGGAAAGGTAGACATCTTGAACCCCTCAGAGGCGAGAGATAGCCAAGTAATGCATGATCTTCTGTCGTCTGAAGAGAAGCTGCTGGATGCGGAGGACGCCGGTACTGTGATGAGATTTCTTGCCGCTTATTTTTCTTTATTACCAGGGGAGAAAATTCTTACCGGAAGTGCCAGAATGCAGGAACGTCCTATTGGGCCCTTGGTGGAGGCCTTAAGGAGCATTGGGGCAAAAATAAAATACCTGGTGAATGAAGGGTATCCGCCCATACAAATTCTGGGTGGAAATTTATACAGCGGAGAGCTCTATTTGGATGGTAAGCAAAGCAGTCAATTTGCTTCAGCTCTAATTTTAATTGCCCCTTATATTCCCGGAGGTCTCACACTGCACATTGCAAAGGATCAGGTTTCCAAGAGTTATATTGATCTGACCCTTGGAATTTTGAAAATATTGGGTATTGAAATGCAGGTGAGTATTGATAAAGTCCAAATTTTACCAGGCGTATATCCAGAAATGAAATGGACTATTGAAGGGGATTACAGTTCAGCTTCTTATTGGTATGAGTGGCTTTGTTTTTTGCCCGATGTTGTCGAGATCAAACTTAGAGCACTTAAGTTGCATAGCCATCAACCAGACAAAGCGGTTATTGAAATTTTTTCCCAATTGGGAATAGCTACTTCTTTTGATGAAAACGGTATTACTATTTCCAAAATTCCCAATTTTATTGTGCCAGAGCATACATTACATTTTGATTGCCGAGAAACGCCGGATTTAGCACAAACGATTGCAGTCGCCTGTGCTGGAATGGGAATTGATGTAAGCATTACGGGACTAAGTACACTTAGAATAAAAGAGACTGATCGTATTGTTGCATTGGAAAAGGAATTTCGCAAATTAGGACTACACCCAATGTCCGGAGAGAATGAAATCAGGATTCCGAAAGGTATTATTAAAATGCCAGATGAACCAATACAAACTTATGGAGATCATCGTATGGTAATGGCATTTGCCCCTTTGGTGAGTAAGCTGGGAGAACTTTCTATCTTTGACCCGCAACAGGTCAGAAAATCCTATCCGGGATTTTGGGAGGATGCACAAAATTTTTGTGAAATAGTAAGTATTAAATGA
- a CDS encoding chorismate synthase — protein sequence MNSFGRIFRVSIYGESHGPVVGIVVDGVPPGIELSETDLYPDLERRRPGINGTTTRVESDEPIIKSGVFKQMTTGAPLCVEFTNSNVRSVDYEQFVSQPRPGHSDFSAHIKFKSFNDYRGGGHFSGRLTLPIVAAGVIAKKILKGIQIHSRIIEAGGLEDIERAIQLAIENKDSIGGIVECKVNNVPIGWGEPFFDSLESVLAHLMFAIPAVKGIEFGSGFKASKMVGSKHNDPILDQEGHTQTNHAGGISGGLSNGNELVFRISVKPTSSTPQKQQTYDFQKSTLSELVVAGRHDLCIALRVPVVVEAMTAIGLVDLMFLQSLKALQ from the coding sequence ATGAATTCCTTCGGCAGAATTTTCAGAGTGAGTATTTATGGTGAATCACATGGTCCTGTAGTAGGTATTGTTGTAGATGGTGTTCCGCCGGGGATAGAATTGAGTGAGACAGATTTATACCCGGACCTTGAGAGAAGAAGACCGGGAATAAATGGGACCACAACCAGGGTCGAGTCCGATGAACCCATCATTAAATCAGGGGTTTTCAAGCAAATGACAACAGGAGCCCCACTTTGTGTTGAATTTACCAATTCAAATGTCCGATCGGTAGATTACGAGCAGTTTGTCTCTCAACCACGACCTGGACATTCAGATTTTAGTGCTCATATTAAATTTAAAAGTTTTAATGATTATCGCGGTGGAGGGCATTTTTCCGGACGGCTTACGTTGCCAATTGTCGCGGCCGGAGTAATAGCAAAAAAAATATTAAAGGGAATTCAGATACATTCTAGAATAATCGAAGCCGGAGGATTAGAAGACATTGAACGCGCAATTCAATTAGCTATTGAAAATAAAGACAGTATTGGTGGGATTGTTGAATGTAAAGTGAATAACGTTCCAATAGGGTGGGGAGAACCATTTTTCGATTCATTGGAATCCGTACTTGCGCATTTGATGTTTGCTATTCCAGCAGTAAAGGGAATAGAATTTGGCAGCGGTTTTAAAGCATCCAAAATGGTTGGCTCTAAGCACAATGACCCGATTTTGGATCAGGAAGGACATACACAAACTAACCATGCAGGGGGAATTTCAGGAGGCTTAAGCAATGGCAATGAATTAGTGTTTCGCATTTCGGTAAAGCCTACATCCAGTACTCCGCAAAAACAACAGACTTATGATTTTCAAAAATCAACCTTGAGTGAGTTAGTTGTTGCAGGGCGACATGATTTATGCATTGCGCTAAGAGTACCTGTGGTGGTAGAGGCGATGACCGCTATAGGGCTCGTGGATTTAATGTTTTTACAATCGCTGAAAGCATTACAATAA
- the phbB gene encoding acetoacetyl-CoA reductase, with product METNQRNIALVTGATGGLGTAMCHKLKDDGYFVVANFRNAEKAKLWQEKEKEKGYEFTMVEGDVTNFEDTGRMIAEIKAKYGPVSILVNNAGITRDTPLWKMSKEQWHDVIHTNLDSVFNCSRHVIEDMIAQGFGRIINISSVNGQRGQFGQTNYSAAKAGMHGFTKSLAMEVAKKGITVNTISPGYIGTDMVMAIREEVRNKIVEQIPMGRLGGTDEIAYLVSFLASEKAAYITGANYAINGGQHVA from the coding sequence ATGGAAACCAATCAAAGAAACATAGCCTTAGTAACCGGGGCTACAGGCGGGCTCGGAACTGCAATGTGTCATAAACTAAAAGATGACGGTTATTTTGTAGTGGCCAATTTTCGCAATGCTGAAAAAGCAAAATTATGGCAAGAAAAAGAAAAAGAGAAAGGATATGAATTTACCATGGTGGAAGGAGATGTCACCAATTTTGAAGACACAGGCAGAATGATCGCAGAAATCAAAGCTAAATATGGTCCTGTCTCCATCCTTGTCAACAACGCAGGTATCACAAGAGATACACCACTTTGGAAAATGTCCAAAGAGCAATGGCATGATGTTATACATACCAATCTTGACTCTGTGTTCAATTGTTCCCGTCATGTTATTGAAGATATGATAGCTCAGGGTTTTGGACGTATTATCAACATTTCTTCTGTAAATGGACAAAGAGGACAGTTCGGACAAACCAATTATTCCGCAGCTAAAGCCGGAATGCATGGATTTACTAAGTCTCTTGCCATGGAAGTAGCCAAGAAAGGGATTACAGTGAATACCATTTCTCCGGGATACATTGGAACAGACATGGTCATGGCTATCCGAGAAGAGGTGAGAAATAAAATTGTGGAACAAATTCCAATGGGCAGATTAGGGGGAACTGATGAAATTGCCTATTTGGTGTCTTTCCTTGCATCAGAAAAAGCAGCATACATCACCGGTGCAAATTATGCAATAAACGGAGGACAGCATGTAGCCTAA
- a CDS encoding TonB-dependent receptor, protein MHIFPQVALTQSVGNLTGSVKDFETQEPLIGAIVTINDTKFGASTDLDGNFTIENIPTKSYNVTVSLLGYEPFTKYNVVITTGNTAQINFELRQDSKILGEIVFSENKSIRIATSETPLSVQNLSAEEIKSNPGGNFDISRVVQVLPGVGGTSGNGSYRNDLVIRGGGPNENVYYLDGVEIPVINHFSTQGAAGGPTGILNVSFLEDATLSSSAFHARYDNPLSSVLQFKQRDGNKDRIQGNFRLSGTEAALTAEGPIGNNKKTTFLASARRSYLQFLFELLDLPIRPNYWDFQYKISHRLNAKTSLTAIGVGAIDEFSFALPKNTTPENLYVLSSNPLINQWNYTQGFTIKHLQNKGYWNLTFSRNMLDNALDQFSDNFNSNQTDENKRILKLRSREIENKLRFESHKVSGPWKYSYGAMLQYVKYSNETYAKGRPEIRDSSGIIIQPGINFSFNTSIDFVKYGIFGQLNRRLLEDRLGLSFGIRSDANTLSKDGPENLLNTLSPRLSASYNLSSKWTLNASVGRYFKILPYTILGFQENGIAVNQNLPYIKSDHFVAGLEYIPTKFLRFTLEGFYKKYDDYPISLKDGISLANLGGDFGIVGNEAVSSTGKGETYGVEWFAQQKLTKNMYFTTSYTLFWSSFSGQDGEFIRSSWDTRHLVAILMGYKFSRNWELGLRWRFQGGTPYTPFDLERSRINYAVEGKGTLDYNQLNSEQLPNFNQLDLRLDKKWNFKRITFDLFLDLQNVLVRANPSFPNYTFKRTADNSAFETTDGAALRPDGANAIPILLENADANLLPTIGFIIEF, encoded by the coding sequence ATGCATATTTTCCCTCAGGTAGCCTTGACTCAGTCTGTAGGCAATCTAACCGGTAGTGTTAAAGATTTTGAAACACAAGAACCTTTAATAGGTGCTATAGTAACCATTAACGACACAAAATTCGGGGCCTCGACCGATTTAGATGGAAACTTCACCATCGAAAACATCCCCACCAAATCATACAATGTAACCGTCTCATTATTGGGATATGAACCCTTTACCAAATACAATGTGGTAATTACAACAGGCAATACCGCGCAAATTAATTTCGAACTTCGCCAGGACAGCAAAATTCTCGGAGAGATTGTTTTCTCAGAAAATAAAAGTATTAGAATTGCAACAAGCGAAACTCCGCTTAGCGTCCAAAATCTTAGCGCGGAGGAAATTAAGAGTAATCCGGGAGGTAACTTTGATATTTCCAGGGTTGTTCAGGTACTTCCTGGAGTTGGTGGTACTTCTGGCAATGGCAGCTATAGAAACGACCTGGTCATCAGAGGCGGTGGACCCAATGAAAACGTCTATTATTTGGATGGCGTTGAGATTCCCGTTATCAACCATTTTTCTACCCAGGGTGCAGCAGGTGGCCCTACAGGAATATTAAATGTTTCTTTCCTTGAGGATGCTACCCTATCCTCCAGTGCTTTTCATGCGCGCTATGACAACCCACTTTCCAGTGTGCTTCAATTTAAGCAAAGAGATGGTAATAAGGACCGCATACAGGGTAATTTCAGGTTAAGTGGAACAGAAGCAGCATTGACTGCAGAAGGACCAATTGGCAACAATAAAAAAACTACCTTTCTCGCATCGGCAAGAAGATCCTATTTACAGTTTCTCTTTGAATTGCTTGATTTACCCATCCGCCCAAATTACTGGGATTTTCAATACAAAATTTCTCACCGCTTAAATGCAAAAACAAGTTTAACTGCTATTGGCGTTGGCGCAATTGATGAATTCAGTTTTGCGCTACCTAAAAATACCACCCCTGAAAATCTTTATGTTTTAAGTAGCAACCCTTTGATCAACCAGTGGAATTACACACAAGGCTTTACCATAAAACATCTTCAAAACAAAGGATATTGGAACCTGACTTTTAGCAGAAACATGCTGGATAATGCTCTGGACCAATTCTCGGATAATTTTAACAGTAACCAGACAGATGAGAATAAAAGAATTCTCAAACTGCGAAGTCGTGAAATCGAAAACAAACTACGATTTGAAAGTCATAAAGTTTCCGGACCATGGAAATATTCTTATGGGGCAATGCTGCAATACGTTAAATACAGCAATGAAACATACGCTAAAGGCCGACCAGAAATCCGGGATAGTTCCGGTATAATCATTCAGCCTGGCATCAACTTTAGTTTCAATACTTCCATTGATTTTGTTAAATATGGAATATTTGGTCAACTCAATCGACGATTGCTTGAGGACAGATTAGGGTTGTCCTTTGGAATTCGCTCTGACGCCAACACTCTTTCCAAAGATGGTCCGGAGAACCTTCTCAATACTTTGAGTCCCAGGCTCAGCGCCAGCTATAATTTATCCAGCAAGTGGACACTTAATGCCAGCGTTGGACGATATTTCAAAATTCTTCCTTATACCATTCTTGGCTTCCAAGAAAACGGAATTGCTGTAAATCAAAATCTACCATACATCAAATCTGATCATTTTGTTGCCGGACTTGAATATATTCCAACTAAGTTCTTAAGGTTCACTTTAGAGGGTTTTTACAAGAAGTATGACGATTATCCGATTAGCCTTAAAGATGGTATTTCGCTGGCAAATCTGGGTGGGGATTTTGGTATCGTTGGAAATGAGGCAGTCAGCTCTACCGGAAAAGGGGAAACCTATGGTGTTGAATGGTTCGCCCAGCAGAAACTTACAAAAAATATGTACTTCACCACATCTTATACTTTATTCTGGTCATCTTTTAGCGGGCAGGATGGTGAATTCATACGTTCGTCATGGGATACCAGACATTTGGTTGCCATTCTCATGGGATATAAGTTTTCGCGCAACTGGGAATTAGGCCTCCGATGGAGATTTCAAGGGGGCACACCATATACGCCATTTGACTTAGAAAGAAGCCGTATAAACTATGCTGTAGAAGGCAAAGGAACTTTGGATTACAATCAGCTGAATTCTGAACAACTTCCAAATTTTAATCAACTGGATCTCCGTCTGGATAAAAAGTGGAATTTCAAACGAATTACTTTTGATTTATTTCTTGATCTTCAAAATGTTTTGGTTAGGGCCAATCCATCCTTCCCAAATTATACTTTCAAAAGAACTGCAGATAACTCTGCATTCGAAACTACTGATGGAGCCGCGTTAAGACCTGATGGTGCTAATGCTATTCCTATATTACTTGAAAACGCTGATGCAAATCTGCTGCCAACAATAGGATTTATTATTGAATTTTAA